A genomic window from Candidatus Bathyarchaeota archaeon includes:
- a CDS encoding metal-dependent transcriptional regulator, with protein sequence MPKHVTPCFERYLEGIYILQEKNGFARTGDLAKMFGVVYGTVTNTVSKLKNKGLVHHQPYFGVTLTDDGTRIALKSIKKHWLVTKMFTELLDIEQELAYNLAFNLACYLPETVIKKIEEKLGS encoded by the coding sequence ATGCCCAAACACGTTACTCCTTGTTTTGAACGGTACCTTGAAGGCATATATATTCTCCAAGAAAAGAATGGATTTGCTCGAACCGGTGACCTTGCAAAAATGTTTGGTGTAGTTTATGGAACAGTAACTAACACAGTATCTAAACTCAAAAACAAAGGCTTAGTACATCATCAACCATATTTTGGTGTCACCCTCACAGATGACGGTACAAGAATTGCCTTGAAATCAATCAAAAAACACTGGCTGGTAACAAAAATGTTCACTGAACTTTTAGATATTGAACAAGAACTGGCTTACAATTTGGCTTTTAATCTTGCATGTTATCTTCCGGAAACTGTAATTAAGAAAATTGAAGAGAAACTCGGTTCGTAA
- a CDS encoding flavodoxin domain-containing protein — protein MSKALIVYGTRYGATEMTSNEIADVFRQEGLDTTVVNLKNGKVKDINDYDLVVVGSGIKIKKWTKEPERFLNTFKNELANKKTALFICCGAKYPLDENTNIETELEYARTHHLEEKAAKYNLQPISLGLFGGVYNYNKMGWFFKKTLSGIKLQLEEAGVPQTEPGLYDTRDINNIRNWAKNVAQKLNS, from the coding sequence ATGAGTAAAGCCTTGATTGTTTATGGTACCCGTTATGGGGCAACTGAAATGACTTCGAACGAAATTGCAGATGTTTTTCGTCAAGAAGGATTAGATACCACGGTGGTTAATCTCAAAAACGGAAAAGTCAAAGACATCAACGATTACGACCTTGTTGTAGTCGGTAGCGGAATTAAAATAAAAAAGTGGACTAAAGAACCTGAAAGGTTTCTTAACACATTTAAAAATGAATTAGCGAACAAGAAAACTGCGTTGTTCATCTGTTGCGGTGCCAAATACCCGTTGGATGAAAACACCAACATAGAAACTGAACTAGAGTACGCCCGAACGCATCATCTGGAAGAAAAAGCTGCCAAATACAATCTGCAACCAATCTCTTTGGGACTATTTGGTGGAGTTTACAACTACAACAAGATGGGATGGTTTTTCAAAAAAACCTTGTCAGGAATCAAACTCCAACTAGAAGAAGCTGGAGTCCCACAAACAGAGCCTGGACTATACGATACTAGAGACATCAACAATATACGCAACTGGGCAAAAAACGTGGCTCAAAAGCTAAATAGTTGA
- a CDS encoding PadR family transcriptional regulator has translation MTQIPMILERKIFRALLDVIILANMPENGPTSGYDIMKLCQKKFGIKVSPSTIYSILFKLEKDRLIQGGFQYKKRVYSITKEGKRNLSKVTMNKEKLRNFFDEIINIK, from the coding sequence ATGACCCAAATTCCAATGATATTAGAGAGAAAAATATTTCGTGCATTATTAGATGTAATTATTCTTGCGAACATGCCAGAAAATGGTCCAACAAGTGGTTATGATATAATGAAGTTATGCCAAAAAAAATTTGGAATTAAAGTCAGTCCAAGTACTATCTATAGCATTTTATTCAAACTAGAAAAAGACAGATTAATTCAAGGGGGATTTCAATATAAAAAACGAGTTTACAGCATAACTAAAGAGGGAAAAAGAAATTTAAGCAAAGTGACCATGAACAAAGAAAAACTTCGAAATTTTTTTGATGAAATAATCAATATAAAATAA